From a single Mycosarcoma maydis chromosome 2, whole genome shotgun sequence genomic region:
- a CDS encoding uncharacterized protein (related to MDM10 - mitochondrial morphology and inheritance component) produces the protein MHDFVSHILRQYFHATNWNEYNSYLHLTSCSSAILDFCVPTGLSLSISASPTPPFFTTYRLGALPNLRAGIGYIYASTDSKIDFGGSSKDVRLKEIIERFRIVEARAPAAFKSKEKEKEYYWLAGDRYPEQEALGDLGKKERGGGEYLVYGCMHVPSARLDALWTKRISPTWQLIVTAVSSPPRYPLNALQNAAIASRSAYSTGAKSTSSSMDRLDSSNPSLSSSTSLSNTGASTAATTAAAAAAAAAAQDTYGLGPPGSTNLQFTLQRDTGRWFTEYSYSIDDALWGFRVLHNFGTPADTASTTLAALSEGAVETSSSASYPQRNGSVLHTGSSSSSEDTEAGGGLRGRFSAGAEVFISTVEKSAGLSTGIRFSTLPDTPQQPLMIAPSFDSSPSPHQASTLASAPSQPPTVITATLNPMMGHLSTAYAARMARDVVVCSRFDFNVYSYESEWTMGAEYWLRKSGGGGGVESVEASDADVPAPMNRIGSTSSIGGLRGHDETRQARFQEEHAMSLREASEAVSQVDGNTGDGGTSVFGLLRDPPALAPSAPSPRATCANSTLSHLLSPITGVLKARISSTSDIRLLWQGRLSHCLVSLGVKADLSGTHGASYSVGGAPASPKMGIVKSIGLEVMYFSQAEDESVE, from the coding sequence ATGCACGACTTTGTCTCGCACATCCTACGCCAATACTTCCACGCGACCAACTGGAACGAATACAACTCGTACCTTCATCTcacctcttgctcgtcggcgatcCTCGATTTCTGCGTACCCACCGgtctctcgctctccatctcggcttcgcCCACACCACCGTTTTTCACGACATATCGGCTGGGAGCTTTGCCCAATTTGCGTGCTGGTATCGGCTACATCTACGCTAGCACTGATAGCAAGATCGATTTTGGCGGCAGCTCCAAGGATGTCCGGCTAAAAGAGATCATTGAGCGATTTCGAATCGTTGAGGCGAGAGCGCCGGCGGCATTCAAGTcgaaagagaaagagaaggAGTACTACTGGTTAGCAGGAGACAGGTACCCGGAACAAGAAGCGTTAGGTGATCTGGGTAAGAAGgagcgaggaggaggcgagTATCTCGTGTACGGGTGCATGCATGTTCCATCGGCACGCTTGGATGCATTGTGGACCAAACGAATCAGCCCAACATGGCAGTTGATAGTGACAGCTGTTTCGAGCCCACCAAGGTATCCCTTGAACGCCTTGCAGAATGCAGCGATAGCTTCACGATCCGCTTACTCAACCGGAGCAAAATCTACAAGTAGTAGTATGGATCGTTTGGACTCGTCGAATCCTTCGCTCAGCTCTTCTACCAGCTTATCAAACACGGGTGCGTCTACGGCAGCGAcaacggcggcggcggcagcagcagcagcagcagctcaagacACGTACGGTCTAGGACCGCCCGGATCGACCAATCTGCAATTCACGCTGCAGAGGGATACGGGAAGATGGTTTACCGAGTACAGCTAttcgatcgacgatgcgctgTGGGGGTTTAGGGTTTTGCACAACTTTGGCACTCCCGCTGACACTGCATCGACGACTCTGGCTGCGCTCAGCGAGGGCGCAGTAGAAACTTCAAGCAGCGCCTCCTACCCGCAGCGCAATGGCAGCGTGCTTCATAcgggcagcagcagcagcagcgaagaCACCGAGGCAGGCGGTGGACTTCGAGGCAGATTCAGCGCTGGAGCCGAAGTGTTTATCAGTACTGTGGAAAAGTCGGCCGGCCTATCAACCGGAATTCGATTCTCGACGCTTCCAGACACTCCTCAACAGCCGCTCATGATCGCTCCGTCGTTCGACAGCTCGCCTTCACCCCACCAAGCATCGACATTGGCATCGGCACCGTCTCAGCCACCTACGGTCATCACAGCCACGTTGAACCCGATGATGGGTCATCTGAGCACGGCATATGCagcgaggatggcgagggACGTGGTGGTCTGTTCGAGGTTCGATTTCAACGTCTACAGTTACGAGAGCGAGTGGACGATGGGAGCCGAGTATTGGCTGCGCAAGagtggcggcggtggtggtgttgagTCGGTGGAGGCATCGGACGCTGATGTGCCAGCGCCGATGAATCGGATTGGATCGACAAGTTCGATCGGAGGATTGCGGGGACACGACGAGACAAGACAGGCGCGTTTCCAAGAGGAGCATGCAATGTCTCTGCGCGAAGCGTCAGAGGCGGTGAGCCAGGTTGATGGCAATACTGGCGATGGCGGAACGTCGGTATTTGGTCTACTGCGTGATCCTCCGGCTCTTGCACCATCTGCACCGTCTCCACGGGCGACATGTGCAAATTCGACGCTCTCGCATCTGCTCTCCCCCATCACAGGCGTACTGAAGgcgcgcatctcgagcacatCGGACATCCGGCTGCTGTGGCAAGGACGCCTATCGCACTGCCTCGTTTCGCTCGGTGTCAAAGCAGACCTCTCAGGCACACACGGTGCGTCGTATTCTGTCGGCGGTGCGCCAGCGTCGCCCAAGATGGGCATTGTGAAAAGCATCGGTTTGGAAGTCATGTATTTCAGCCAGGCTGAAGATGAGTCGGTCGAATAG
- a CDS encoding protein-arginine N5-methyltransferase (related to RMT2 - protein-arginine N-methyltransferase), translating to MHRVMEEPSSSTAALCAAEQVTDLLAPSRVARNLELHLAAESGDLALIRSLLASSPSPVSSSSSETDEGGVDVWYEDPSSANWSALHFAAEQGHVEVVRLLLRNGAIWNAVDANGFTAAQVAWSMNHERCYREILEEGVRQTFLLNALRGAESGENEEEHEIGPSEAKRLKADGACDADRGSVVTSADGRHVTLKPVALDVANDTERYLCTPLRFVPDSLGQVRCLDADDNMVMAPWETDIMQLSASLLCSNQARNFSILNVGFGLGIIDTLIQTYKPARHVIIEAHPDAIAYAHQLGFDKLAGVEIFQGRWEDYLIHADPDSDDAIAKMTQLGSFDAVYFDTYSQDYADLKTFFDALPNIMNGPDSRFSFFHGLGATNRFFYEVYTRISELDLKEIGLTTQWTTMQPKVTEQEWQGVKRKYWDLADYYCPLARFDVLD from the coding sequence ATGCATCGTGTCATGGAAGAaccatcgtcgtccactGCGGCACTCTGCGCCGCCGAACAAGTCACCGACCTCCTCGCACCGTCGCGTGTTGCTCGCAACCTCGAACTCCACCTCGCGGCTGAATCGGGCGACCTCGCGCTGATTCGATCTCTGCTCGCCTCCTCCCCCTCGCCTGTatcgtcgtcctcttcaGAAACGGACGAAGGAGGCGTGGACGTATGGTACGAGGATCCGTCGAGCGCGAATTGGTCCGCTTTGCATTTTGCGGCCGAGCAGGGACacgtcgaggtggtgcgATTGCTGTTGAGGAACGGTGCGATATGGAACGCTGTCGATGCGAACGGGTTCACGGCTGCACAGGTTGCGTGGAGTATGAACCATGAAAGGTGTTATCGGGAGATTTTGGAGGAGGGTGTTAGACAGACGTTTTTGCTGAATGCGTTGCGAGGCGCAGAAAGCGGAGAAAACGAAGAGGAGCACGAGATTGGGCCGAGTGAAGCGAAACGGCTCAAAGCGGATGGCGCGTGTGATGCTGATCGAGGTAGCGTGGTGACTTCGGCGGATGGGAGACATGTCACGTTGAAACCTGTTGCTTTGGACGTAGCTAACGACACAGAGCGTTATCTTTGCACACCGCTTCGATTCGTCCCGGATTCGCTCGGGCAGGTACGGTGTCTAGATGCCGACGACAACATGGTAATGGCACCCTGGGAGACGGATATCATGCAGCTCTcggcgtcgctgctgtgctcgaATCAAGCGCGCAACTTCAGCATCCTCAACGTCGGCTTTGGTCtcggcatcatcgacaCGCTCATCCAGACATATAAACCCGCACGCCACGTCATCATTGAAGCTCACCCGGACGCCATCGCCTACGCTCACCAACTCGGCTTCGACAAACTTGCCGGCGTCGAGATCTTCCAAGGTCGATGGGAAGACTACCTCATCCATGCGGATCCGGATTCTGAcgacgccatcgccaagATGACCCAGCTCGGCTCGTTTGATGCTGTCTACTTCGACACGTACAGTCAGGACTATGCTGATTTAAAAACGTTTTTCGATGCACTACCCAACATCATGAATGGTCCCGATAGCCGATTCAGCTTCTTCCACGGACTCGGCGCTACCAACCGCTTCTTCTACGAGGTGTATACCAGGATcagcgagctcgatctcaaAGAGATCGGATTGACCACCCAATGGACCACAATGCAGCCCAAAGTCACCGAGCAAGAGTGGCAAGGCGTCAAACGCAAATACTGGGATCTAGCCGATTATTACTGCCCTCTAGCACGCTTCGATGTACTCGACTAG
- a CDS encoding uncharacterized protein (related to NUP49 - nuclear pore protein): MFGSTPATSTTGSSLGRSASFSFSQPPANKPFSGTSGGFSFGGSTTSSATTSAAPANTGAAAPAAGGFSFGAKPATTTAAPATGGGLFGSSVNTQQQQPQQQQQQQQQTTGFGGGLFGASSNTASTSTGGLFGSKPSAPATSGGFSFGGSNNTGNPASTSTGGLFGSSAQPTQQQQQPSTSLFSFGSSQPQQQQQQPNISLQPFQSQPQFNAGAAASPFARFGYFQKERFNDLSDDARKLVEELDSHISAQTQLRDELKTKNFGEEIRKCAAEWHELDSALKSLSATLDTDENQCVDVGRLLERDRTTTCTLYSIILNAKEPRAGAGASDGASFVEWLEHFYSDLAVDYRDRISRYSSTVETIQHHLASLSSRETYTPQAISDAIHAQHESFMTLAGHVAALHAEVDALKKDYAKWFKQVNKSVRDPFGSMNALAGSVPPAT, from the coding sequence ATGTTCGGCTCCACCCCTGCCACGTCAACCACAGGGTCGTCACTAGGCCGATCGGCAtctttctccttctctcAACCTCCAGCCAACAAACCATTCTCCGGTACATCAGGAGGCTTCTCCTTCGGCGGTAGCACCACTTCCTCTGCTACCACCAGCGCGGCTCCAGCAAATACcggcgcagcagctccagctgcAGGAGGATTCAGCTTTGGCGCAAAGCCGGCTACGACGACGgctgcaccagcaacgGGTGGCGGCCTGTTTGGTTCGAGCGTCAACAcccaacaacagcagccacaacagcaacagcaacagcaacagcagacAACAGGGTTCGGAGGCGGGCTTTTtggagcaagcagcaacactGCCTCCACTTCAACGGGCGGCTTATTTGGTAGCAAACCCAGTGCCCCTGCGACGAGCGGCGGGTTTTCGTTTGGTGGAAGCAACAACACTGGCAACCCAgcatccacctccaccgGTGGCCTCTTTGGCTCTTCGGCACAGCCAacacagcaacagcaacagccatCCACATCACTGTTCTCGTTTGGGTCGTCTCAAcctcagcaacagcaacagcaacctAATATCTCTTTGCAGCCGTTCCAATCGCAACCGCAATTCAATGCAGGCGCGGCAGCATCACCGTTTGCTCGATTTGGCTACTTTCAAAAAGAACGCTTCAACGACCTCTCTGACGACGCTCGCAAACttgtcgaggagctcgactcgcATATTTCCGCCCAGACGCAGCTTCGAGATGAGTTGAAAACCAAAAACTTTGGCGAAGAGATTCGCAAATGCGCCGCGGAATGgcacgagctcgactcggcgcTTAAATCGCTCTCGGCAACGCTCGACACGGACGAAAACCAATGCGTCGACGTTGGGCGCTTGCTCGAACGCGATCGTACCACCACATGTACGCTCTACTCTATCATTCTTAACGCCAAAGAGCCGCGCGCAGGAGCTGGAGCTTCGGATGGCGCCTCGTTCGTCGAGTGGTTGGAGCACTTTTACTCTGATCTCGCCGTGGATTATCGCGATCGAATCTCGCGTTACTCGAGCACGGTCGAGACCATCCAACATCATCTGGCATCGCTTTCGAGCAGAGAGACGTACACGCCTCAGGCGATTTCAGACGCGATTCATGCTCAGCACGAGAGTTTTATGACGTTGGCTGGACACGTAGCCGCACTGCATGCCGAAGTGGATGCATTGAAGAAGGATTACGCAAAGTGGTTCAAGCAGGTCAACAAAAGTGTCAGGGACCCTTTCGGTAGTATGAACGCGCTGGCGGGGAGTGTGCCGCCTGCTACGTAG